The Balnearium lithotrophicum genomic sequence CTCCTGTTTTCTGCTGTTAAGCTCTTGAATTTGAGCTTCTAATTTCTCATACTCATTCATTAGGTCGGTTATGTTTATTGTCTGCTGTTCTTCTACGCCGAGCCCTTCGGGGTTCGGTGCTTTTACGAATTGTCTTACCCCTTCATCACAGTATCCCATCATTCAGCCTCCACTTTCTCGATTTTCACCACGTCGTCGGGTCTAAAGAGATAATCGGGTCTGCCTGTAAAGTTCCCTGTGGCTTCTTCTACTTCAATCTCAAAGCGAACTACTTTCTTTAGTTCTGTGTTTTCTTGAACCTGAAACTTTTTGCATATCCCCTCTATTGTTCCTTCACTGTTGAACTCAACCCTAACCCTATTCCCTACCCAGTAGCTGGCATCTAAGCTCTTCAATCCCTCATACGACTCAATTTTGAACTTTGCTGTTACGCTCCAGTCGTTGAAGTAGATTCCCATTTACTCCTCCTCCAAGACCTTGATTTTCTTTGATGGTTTGAAAACAAATACTTTCCTCCTCCCAATCGTTCCGATTCTTTTCCCGGTTTTCGGGTCAACCATGTCTCTCGGTTTCCTCTCTACTGCGTAGAACTTCCCAAATTCCTTGATTTTGATCTCTTCTCCTGCCTTGACTTTCTCCACAATCAGTTTCAGAAGCTCCTCAAACACCGCCTCGACTACTTCCCGTCTCACCCAGCTCTCTTTCTTGACTCTTTTACCCGCTCTCTCCCTTAGTTCCTTCAAAAGCTCTCCCTTAGTCATCGCTCACCTCCTTTTGAAATGGTTTTATCCTGTAAACCTTTTTAGGCCTCCAGATTTTTCCTCTCATTCCCTTTTTGAGGAACTGAATCTCAATGCTTCCGTCCTCCCTCTCTGTGATTACCTTCTTTGTCCCTTTCCTCAAAAGCCACCCCGCAAACTCTGCAGGATCTGGAGTTATCTCCTTTCCGTAAATCCAGCCCTCCTCGTAGGACAGAACCTCAACCTCTACCAAGTGGGCTGGTTCCCTGCACTTCTCTTTAAGCTCCACTCTCACCGGTAAAAGCATCCTTCACCTCCCTAAATCGGTC encodes the following:
- a CDS encoding HU family DNA-binding protein → MKELRERAGKRVKKESWVRREVVEAVFEELLKLIVEKVKAGEEIKIKEFGKFYAVERKPRDMVDPKTGKRIGTIGRRKVFVFKPSKKIKVLEEE